From one Solanum lycopersicum chromosome 12, SLM_r2.1 genomic stretch:
- the LOC138340415 gene encoding uncharacterized protein, whose protein sequence is MEGEQVLLKVSPMKGVMQFGKRSKISPRYIGLFEVLKRVGEVAYELALPPGLSGVHPVFHVSMLKGYHGDGNYIIRWDSVLLDDNLSYEEETVTILDREIRKFRSREIASIKVQWKNRPVEKSTWKKEADMQEKYPHLLQTQQTCRKLRLDRNSSQSSAYQISG, encoded by the exons atggagggtgaacaagtcttgctgaaggtttcacccatgaaaggggtgatgcagtttggtaaGAGAAGTAAgattagtccgaggtatattggtctaTTCGAAGTTCTGAAGCgtgtgggggaggtggcttatgaattggcattacctccaggactctcaggagtgcacccggtatttcatgtgtcaatGCTCAAAGGATATCATggagatggaaattacattattcgttgggattcagttcttcttgatgataatttgtcttatgaggaggagacTGTtactattctagatagagaaatccgCAAGTtcagatcaagggagattgcatccatcaaagttcaatggaagaatcgaccagttgaaaaGTCCACTTGgaagaaggaggctgatatgcaagaaaaatatccacatctcttacagactcag caaacgtgccgtaaACTTCGACTcgaccgcaactctagccagtcttcagcatatcagatttcaggttga